From the Clostridium cagae genome, the window CGAAATAAGTTCCCATAAACATCCTTCTCCTGCCCTATTTTGCAATATTATATCAGCAGAATTTTTTGCTTTATTAATTGCATCTTTAGGGCATACTCCAAGACCTACATATTTTAAAGGATCAATATCATACTTTCCATCACCTATATAACATATTTCTTCTGCTTTTATTTTACTTTGTTTTTCAATTTCTTTTATTATTTCAATCTTACTCTTCTTTCCACAATAAAAATAATCCCATGGAAATCTTTTTTCAAAATAAGTCACTATTTTTGAACTTTCTCCAGTTATAGCAGATATGATATAATTTTTAGATTTCAATTCAAAAATTGCATCAATATCCTTTAAATTAATCTTTTTTTGCTCCCTTCCTTCTTCATCTACTATAATTGAACCATCTGTTATAACACCATCAATATCGAAAATCACTAATTTTATCATTTAATTAACCTCTTAATTTTTTTTTCACTTCTAATTCAGCTTGACTCAATATCTTCTCTCCATTTCCTAATATTTTTTCTACTTCTCTAATATCTTTGACTAGTTTACATAATTCACATGGTTCTATAGATGCTCCTTGATCTGAACCATACATTGTTTTATCTAAAGTTATATGTCTCTCAATAGATGTAGCACCAAGAGTTACTGCACAAATACTAACTAAAGTTCCTGTTTCATGTCCACTATAACCAACTTTGCAATTATATTTTTCTTTTAATTTCTTAATCATTGATAAATTAGCATCTTCATTTCTCATCGGATATGTACTATTACAATGCATTAATTCAAATTCACAGTTTTCATTTTTAAATACTTCTATTGCTCTATCAATTTCTTCATAATTACTCATTCCTGTTGATATAAAAGTATATTTTCCTTCACTTGCAATTTCTTTTAATAATTCATAATTAGTAAGCATAGCTGAAGCTACTTTATTATATTTTAAGCCATATTTTTGTAAAAACTTTTGTGAATCTATGTCCCATGCTGATGCAAACCAATCTATTCCTTTAGTTTTACAATATTCATTAATCTCATCATACTCTTTTTCATTAAATTCAAGTCCTTCCTTTTGTGATCTTTGAGTATTTCCCCAAGGACTTATACGGGGACTATCAAGCATTTCTTTACTATAAACTTTATCAATTGTTCTCTTTTGAAATTTAACTGCATCACATCCTGATATTACTGCTATATCGATAAGCTTTTTAGCTATTCTTATATCTCCGTTATGATTAATTCCTATTTCTGCTATTATATATGTTTTCATTTTATATAATCCTACCTCTCTATATATATTTATAAAAATTCTTTAAAATATCCATTTATTTGATTTTTCATTAATTCGTTTATATTATCCTTTGAATAATAACATTTTGTCCATTCTATAGTTAAATCAACAGCCTCTTTTATACTTAATTTAGGCTTCCATCCAAGTTTATTTTTTATTTTTGAACAATCTAGCTTCAAAAGGTTTGATTCATAAAAATGAGTATTTTCTATATTCCTTATCCATTTCATATTTCCCCATAAGTTACAAAATGTTTCAACAAGATTAGCTGTAGTGACACATCCACCTTCATTTGGTCCTATGTTATAACTTCCTTCAAAATACTTATGATTGTATTGCTTTTCTGCAATCAACAAATATCCTAAAAGTGCTTCAAAGACGTGTTGATAAGGTCTAATAGATTTTGGATTTCTAACAACAATATCTTCTTTCTTAATAGCTGCTCTAATACAATCTGGGATTATTCTATCTTCTGAGAAATCACCACCACCTATTACATTACCAGCTCTGGCTGTAGATATAGCTGATTCTTGATCTGAAAAGAAAGAATTTTTATAACTACGAATAACAAGTTCAGAACAAGATTTACTATTAGAATAAGGATCAAAACCATCTAATGGATCAATTTCACGATACCCCCAATCCCATTCATTATTTTTATAAACCTTATCTGTTGTGATAATAACTACCGAACGTACACTTTTACAATTTCTTATGCTTTCAAGCAAATTTACAGTTCCCATTACATTTGTCTCATATGTGTATACTGGATTTTTATATGATTCTCTAACTAAAGGTTGTGCCGCTAAATGAAATACAATATCTGGTTTGCAATTGCATAATTCTTTTTTTAAATGCTCTAAATCTCTTATATCTCCAATAATTGAATTGATATCCTCTTTTATATTAATAATATTGAATAAAGAAGGATTTGTATTAGACATTAATGAAAATCCAGTAACTTTAGCTCCTGCCATAATTAAAATCTTGGTAAGCCAACTTCCTTTAAATCCAGTATGTCCTGTTATAAAAACCCTTTTTTGATTATAAAACTCAAGCATTAATCCCATACCTTCCATTTAGCATTATTTTCTCTCCATAGTTTTTCAAGTAATTCTTTATCTCTTTGAGTATCCATACATTTCCAAAATCCATTATGCTTATACGCATTTAACATTTTATCTTTTGCAAGATTCTCCATAGGTTGCTTTTCTAAAAACGTATTATCCCCCTTAATATACTCAAAAATTTTAGGTTCTAAAACCATATAACCCCCATTAATCCAGCTTCCATTTTCCTTAGACTTTTCATCAAATGATGTTACAGTTCTGTTATCCTCATCTATATTAATTATTCCAAATCTTGCCTCTGGTTGAATTGCTGTTAATGTTGCTATTTTGTTATTTTGTTTATGAAATTCTAATAAATTATTAATATTAATATCACTGACTCCATCTCCATATGTCAGCATAAAAGTTTCATCTCCTACATACTTTTGAACTCTTTTAAGTCTTCCTCCAGTCATAGTATCAATGCCAGTATCAACTAATGTCACTTTCCATGGCTCTGCAACGTTTGAATGAATTGAGATTTTATTATTTTTAGGAAATTCAAAAGTAATATCTGAACTATATATATAATAATTTGCAAAATATTCTTTTATCATATGCCCTTTATATCCACAACAAATTATGAATTCATTAAATCCATAATAGGAATAACCTTTCATTATGTGCCATAATATTGGATTACCTCCAATTTCAATCATAGGTTTTGGTCTTAAATGGGATTCTTCTGATATTCTAGTCCCATATCCACCTGCAAGTATCACTACTTTCATAATTCTTATTCCCCTCAATTTACATTAATATTATTTTTCACAAATTTATCCAATGGAGAATTCATATAATAATTTATTCTTCCATTGCATAAATTATGATTTACTCAG encodes:
- a CDS encoding N-acetylneuraminate synthase family protein, encoding MKTYIIAEIGINHNGDIRIAKKLIDIAVISGCDAVKFQKRTIDKVYSKEMLDSPRISPWGNTQRSQKEGLEFNEKEYDEINEYCKTKGIDWFASAWDIDSQKFLQKYGLKYNKVASAMLTNYELLKEIASEGKYTFISTGMSNYEEIDRAIEVFKNENCEFELMHCNSTYPMRNEDANLSMIKKLKEKYNCKVGYSGHETGTLVSICAVTLGATSIERHITLDKTMYGSDQGASIEPCELCKLVKDIREVEKILGNGEKILSQAELEVKKKLRG
- the rfbG gene encoding CDP-glucose 4,6-dehydratase — encoded protein: MEGMGLMLEFYNQKRVFITGHTGFKGSWLTKILIMAGAKVTGFSLMSNTNPSLFNIINIKEDINSIIGDIRDLEHLKKELCNCKPDIVFHLAAQPLVRESYKNPVYTYETNVMGTVNLLESIRNCKSVRSVVIITTDKVYKNNEWDWGYREIDPLDGFDPYSNSKSCSELVIRSYKNSFFSDQESAISTARAGNVIGGGDFSEDRIIPDCIRAAIKKEDIVVRNPKSIRPYQHVFEALLGYLLIAEKQYNHKYFEGSYNIGPNEGGCVTTANLVETFCNLWGNMKWIRNIENTHFYESNLLKLDCSKIKNKLGWKPKLSIKEAVDLTIEWTKCYYSKDNINELMKNQINGYFKEFL
- the rfbF gene encoding glucose-1-phosphate cytidylyltransferase, producing the protein MKVVILAGGYGTRISEESHLRPKPMIEIGGNPILWHIMKGYSYYGFNEFIICCGYKGHMIKEYFANYYIYSSDITFEFPKNNKISIHSNVAEPWKVTLVDTGIDTMTGGRLKRVQKYVGDETFMLTYGDGVSDININNLLEFHKQNNKIATLTAIQPEARFGIINIDEDNRTVTSFDEKSKENGSWINGGYMVLEPKIFEYIKGDNTFLEKQPMENLAKDKMLNAYKHNGFWKCMDTQRDKELLEKLWRENNAKWKVWD